The segment AAAATCGTCAATGAAAAAGGTGAGGCGGTAGCCCCCAGTGTGGAAACGGTGAATAACGGGACCTATACGCCTTTGTCCCGGTCGGTTTACATCTATCCCAGTCAAAAAGCGATGGAGCGTCCTGAAGTAAAAGCATTCGTAGACTTTTATCTGGAGAAGGGACACGAGTTGGTGGAAGAAGTGGGTTATGTAAAACTGCCGGAAGATGAATTGAAAAAAGCCCGGGAGACTGCAAAAGGAAAATAACATTCCGGGACACAAGAAATGTGGTGGGCACCGGTGCACGCCACATTTTGTTCTGGATATCAGAGGAGGGAAAGACCAATGGTGGCAAATCCAGATCCAAAATCTACGAACTCGCCCTTTCATCGAAAGCGGACCTGGCAGACTGTCCTGGAAAAGATTATTCCCAAAGGATTGCTGTTATGTGCCTGGATCTCTATCCTGACAACCTTGGGGATTCTACTTACCCTTTTATGGGAAACGGCTGCCTTCTTTGAAGAAGTATCCCTGCTGAAATTTTTGACTGATACAGAGTGGACGGCTTTGTTCAGTTCCGAACAGCAGAAGTTCGGAATCATGCCTTTGGTTGCCGGTACTCTGTTGGTTACCGTTATAGCGGCTGTAGTGGCAATTCCCGTGGGACTGGCCAGTGGTATTTTTTTAAGTGAGTATGCTCCCAATCGACTTCGTCAGGTGTTAAAACCTGTATTGGAAGTGCTGGCGGGAATCCCGACTATTGTTTATGGCTTTTTTGCCCTAACTTTTGTAACGCCATTATTACGTATGTTTTTACCCGATCTGGGTATTTTCAATGCTTTAAGTGCCAGTATTGTCGTAGGGGTCATGATTATACCGATGATTGCGTCCCTGAGTGAAGATGCGATGAGTTCTGTTCCCCGGAGTATGAGGGATGCGGCTTACGCTTTAGGGGCCACTCGGTTGGAAGTAGTGACTCAAGTGGTCGTTCCCGCTGCCTTATCAGGTATAGTAGCTTCCTTTGTTCTGGGATTGTCCCGAGCTGTTGGAGAAACGATGATTGTAACCATCGCAGCAGGAGCGACACCAAAGTTGACCATGGATCCCACGGATACGATCCAAACGATGACCGCTTATATTGTCCAAGCTGCTTCCGGAGATATCAGTCATGGAAGCTTGGCATACCAGTCTATCTATGCGGTGGGGATCACTTTGTTTCTGTTTACCTTCATGATGAATCTACTTGCTCAATTCGTATCCCGTCGCTTTAAGGAGGAATATTGATGTCGACAGAGGAGTCAGTGCTCCATCGATCCCCGGAAACCATGGGTGAAAGAAAAGTTCAGGAAGAATGGGAAGCAGGGGCGTTTACCGGAAAGCGGGGCCGGATTCTTTATCGCCGTTGGTTGAATCATGCTGCCCAGGGATTGTTTTTTGTTGCAACATTGTTTGGTGTCATGATTCTTTGTATTCTTTTGTACGATATTTTCAGCAAGGGATGGACTTGGATCGATATGGACTTTTTCAGTCGATACAGTTCACGTTTGGCTGAAAATGCCGGGATTAAAGCGGCACTTTGGGGGTCGATTTGGGTCATTGCCGTAACAGCACCTCTCACTTTCATCCTGGGAGTGGCGACAGCTATCTATTTGGAGGAGTATGCTGCGCAAAACCGCTTTACCCGATTTGTGCAACTGAATATCAGCAATCTGGCCGGAGTCCCTTCCATTGTGTTTGGAATTTTGGGACTGACGTTGTTTGTCCGGGGTATGGGACTGGATCGCAGTGTGTTGGCTGGTGCTTTGACACTCACCCTGCTGGTATTACCCATTGTGATTGTGGCTTCCCGTGAAGCGATTGCCAGTGTACCTGATGCACTGCGGCAAGCTTCTTATGCGATGGGGGCAACACGATGGCAAACCGTGCAAAAAGTGGTCCTTCCCTATTCACTCCCAGGGATTATGACAGGTACCATTTTGGCTTTGTCCAGGGCAATTGGTGAGACGGCTCCTCTGATTATGATCGGAGCGGTGACGTATTTGGCTTTTACTCCGGGTAATGTGATGGACCCGTTTACCGTCCTGCCGATTCAGATCTACAGTTGGATCAGTGAAGCCAGGGGGGAATTCCACGAGCTGGCGGCTGCAGGGATCATTGTTTTGTTGGTTTTACTCCTGTCGATGAATACCCTGGCGATTGTTCTGCGCAATCGGTTTCAGCGGAAAAGTTAAGGATCATACAAATCCTGTCGTAGGTACAGTTAAAGTCGCCTTGGTAAAAATTTTGGATACCCTCCCTTGTATATTGATTGAACACTGAGTAACAAGCGAAAGTCGTCATACAACAGATCTAAAGATAAATGGAACGGAGGAATCCCGATGACATTGACTGCCGCCCGAACCACGATTGAAGTGGATGGGCTCCATCTGTATTATGGTAAAAATCAAGCCTTGAAGGATGTTTCCATGGATATCGAACCACAATCCGTCGTGGCCTTGATCGGGCCCTCCGGTTGTGGAAAATCCACATTCTTGCGAACGTTGAACCGCATGAATGACGGAATACCGGGAGTGCGGATTGAAGGGAACATCAAGATCCTGGGTCAGGATATCTATGATTCCGCCGTGGATGTGGAGATATTGCGTAAGCGGGTGGGGATGGTGTTTCAAGCCCCCAATCCCTTTCCAAAAAGCATTTATGACAATGTTGCTTATGGCCCCCGCATCCATGGGATTCGGAATAAAAAACAACTGGATGAAATCGTGGAAAAAAGCCTGCGGGGAGCGGCACTGTGGGAGGAAGTAAAGGATCGACTCAAAGATCGGGCAACGGGTTTGTCTGGAGGGCAACAGCAACGGATATGCATCGCCCGTGCCTTGGCAGTGGAACCGGAAATATTGTTAATGGATGAACCCACCTCTGCATTGGACCCAATTTCCACAGCGAAAGTGGAAGAGTTGATTCGAGAATTGAAAAAGAATTATACCATTGTCATTGTAACCCACAACATGCAGCAAGCAGCACGTATCTCAGATTGGACAGCATTCTTTTTAATGGGTGAACGGGTGGAATACAACCGGACAGAACGTCTGTTTTCCAATCCTGAGGATAAGCGGACTGAGGATTATATCAGCGGACGCTTTGGTTGATTATACAGGAGGGGAGAGAAGTTAAATGGAGAGATCATTTGATCAATCACTGAAAGAAGTAAAAGAGCTGCTGTTGGGAATGGGTGAAAAGCTGGAAGTAAGTATTGCTCATGCTGTTCAATCCCTGAGAAAAATGGATGAAAGCTTGGCACAGGGAGTGACGGAAAAGGACGGCCGAATTGATGAGCTGGAGGAACAGATTGATGAGAAAGTTTCTGCTCTGATTGCTACCCGGCAACCTGTGGCAAAGGATTTGCGTAAATTGATTGCGGCTATGAAAATTGCATCTGATATGGAGCGGATGGCGGATCTATCTGTCAATATTGCTGAAATCACCTTACAGTTGGGGAAAGCAAATAAAAAGCCGTTTAAAGAGCTGGAAGATATCGACCGGATGGCGAAGCTGACTCAAAGGATGGTACATGACGGGATCAACAGTTATATCGATGGCAACGTTGATTTGGCTAAGGAACTGGCCAAAATCGATGATCAGGTGGATCAGATCTATGAATCTGTGGTTACTGAGATGCTAATGTGGATGACGGACCGGCCAGAGGATATGGATGTATTACTCCGTCTCTGTTTTGTAGCCCGTTATCTGGAACGGATCGCCGATCATGCCACGAACATCGCTGAAAGTATTGTTTATATCGAAACCGGAAAAAGAGTGGATCTGAACTGATGGGCTCCTTCTTACTGGCGGATGATAAAAAGATCGTCCCGGCTGATTTTTCATCTGATACCGGAACCATCTTTATGTTGTTTGACAGGTATTCCAGAATGTCCCCCCGACCTTCCTGGTAATTGGATAACCACATGTCAGCAATTTTTATGAACTTAAAACAAAGTCTCTATCCATCATGGTAACCCATTTGGACTAAATTTGGCATAATTAGGTCAATGTATTAGACAGGAGCTCGGTTTTGGTTTACAATAAGCTACGATTCAGCCGTTGGATAAGGGGGGACTCGATGAAGCAGAAAAGGGTTACCGCCGTTTTGATCGTGGGCCTATTGATTGGTACAGCGTTGCCACAGTCAACGTATGCCGAAAACAACGAGAACCAAACAAAACAAGAGCTGAAGGATATCAAAGAGGAAAAAGATGAAATCAGTCAAACCGTCAAAAAGCTGGAGGAGAAGATTGCACCACAAAAGGAAAAGGTTATCCAATTAGAAAAAGATATTGCAAAAACCAATAAAAAGATAGCTGAAGCAGAGAAGAAGCAAGAGGAAAATAAGGAACAACTGAAACATTACGACGCTATATTTAAAAAACGGGTTCGTACCATGTACCAACATGGTGAAATGGGTTCCATGCGGGCATTGCTGGAAGCCAAGTCTTTAGGCGATTTTTTGGACCGCTTTGAAACCCTTCGGCTCCTGTTGGTACGGGATCGCACCTTGTTGGATAAATACGAAAAGATCCATAATGACCAAGCAAAACTGAAGAAGAAACTGAAATCCTTAAGCAAGAAGCAAAAAGCAGAAGCGGAAGAGACGCGGAAAATCTATGAAAAAGTAAATAAGGAAATTGCCAAAGCCCAACAGGAATTAAGCACCCTGACACAAAAAGAAGAATCAGTCAGACGGGCTTTACAACACTTGACCCTCGTCAGTCCCAGCTTGTATCCGTATAGATACGCCAGTGTTGCCGGGGTAGATTCCTGGGGATTCTACAATCGACAGTGTACCTCTTTTGTGGCTTGGAGAATGAATCAACGGGGAATCCGATTTACCAATACGATGGGCGGAGGGCGCTGGAGCAATGCGACCAACTGGGATAATAATGCTCGTCGTTTGGGCTTTCGAGTGGATAAAACTCCTCGCGCCGGAGCGATTGCTCAATGGAAAGCCGGTGCTGGGGGACATGGAAGATTTGGTCATGTAGCTTTTGTAAAAAGTGTGAATGGTTCCATGATAACCATCGAAGAGTATAACTATAATCCCCGTTTCGGATTTTCCACCCGTACCATTCCAGCGTATTCAGTTAGTAACTATATCCATGTTAATTAAACCTTTTTACTGATCGATCAGTAGCGTAGGTGGTATATCATCATTTATGTGTTGTGATGCTCTACCACCTACCGATATTTAGTACAGCAATTTTGGCCCCGATAGGGGCCTTTTTATGTTCCTGACGGTCAGAGGCAGAGGGGCTTACCACCAGTATGCAAATGAGCAGTCTTCTTTTGCCTATGTGAAGAAAGGAAGAGGCAGTCATGGGGTGAAGGAGTCCGGACCTTTCCATCCGTAAGCCACTTCCTGCAAGGTGTTGCCACCGATTTGAACTTGTTTGGTTCCGATCTTCTTTCCCCCCAACTTTTCATAAAACCCACAGGAGGGGTTGTCTGCCAGAACCCAGACGAGAAATGAGGAGATCCCATCGCTGAGAAGATCTTCCATCACAGCTTGAACCAGTTGTTTCCCCAAGCCTTTTCGTTGATGGCTTTTTAACAGGTACAGGGAGTAGATTTCACCTTGGTACCGGTAATCTTTCGCTCTCAATGGTCCGCCTTGGACAAACCCCACAATGCCAGAGCCTGTTTCTGCCACATAAGGACTGAAGCTGCTGGTTTCCAACTGGTCTGCCCAGAACCTTTCAAAGCTCTCAACGGATAAGCTATCCAAATACGCATCGGATATCAGGCCTTTGTAAGTACTTTTCCAACTATTTACATGAACCTGTGCGATAGCCAGAGCATCCTCCTGACCAGCCTTTCGAATCATGCTATTTCCTCCTGACATGATTGCATGATTCAACTTATTCTTTATGGGATTGAAAATCTCCTTTCCAATCCTTGGGTTGACATCGATCCTGAAACACCTCCTCCGAAAAATCGAAAAGGTGACCGGATTTAATCCGGTCACCTTTTCAGTTCATTTTTATCATTTGGATGGATCAGCAGTTACGGTACAGCAAGGAGGGGTTCAATTGATTGATGTCGTCGACACCACAGAGTGCCAGTGATGTGTCGATATCTTGGATCAATCGCTTCAGAAGCAGGCCTACTCCTTCTTCTCCGCCAGCCGCCAAGGCATAAGCTGCAGGACGACCCAGCAATACTGCATCGGCTCCCAAAGCCCGGGCTTTTAAGATGTCTGTTCCGTTTCGAATTCCACTGTCCAATAGAACGGGAATTTTCCCTTGGGTTACCTTGATTACTTCAGGCAGAGCATCCAGGGTGGCGATACAGCCATCTAACTGCCTTCCTCCATGGTTGGAAACAATGATACCGTCCAGATTGTGGGCCAGGGCCAATCGAGCATCCTCTGGATGGAGGATGCCTTTCATCAGGATCGGCAGGGAGACATGGTTTCGCAAACGGTGGATGTGTTCCCAAGTAAGGGCCGGTTGGTAAAAGATATCCAATAAATGTTTCAGGGCTCCTTGGAAATCTTCTTCCGGTGACCGGTTCAGTCGGCTGCGAAAGACGGGATCTCCGAAGAAGTTGGCTACTCCTTTACCTGATCGAAAAGGGCTGTATTCGTTGTTTAAATCCCGTGTGCGATAACCTAACATGGGTGTATCCACCGTAATCACCAATGCGGAATAACCGGAGGCTTTTGCTCGCTGTGCCATACTGAAAGTAACTTCTTCATCCTGTGTCCAATAAATTTGGAACCAGCGGGATGCGGTACCCAAAACCTGGGCGATGGATTCCAGGGAATGGGAGGAAACCGTGCTGGTAATCCAAGGTATTCCCATCGATGTCGCTGCCTGGGCAGTTGCCAGTTCTCCATTGGGATGAAGGATTCCTTGCATCCCAATGGGAGCCAGTAAAAAGGAGGCAGGCAAGGGAGTGTTTAAGATTGAGGTTGCCAGGTTACGCTGCTTGACATCTTGCAACATTCGGGGTACCAAGTGCCACTTTTGGAATGCCTGTCGGTTGGCGTTCAGGGTGTCTTCCGACCCGGCGCCGCTTTCCACATAATCAAAGGCAGAAGATTCCAGCCTTACTCGGGCCCTGCTTTTCCACCCATCACTGGAGAAAGGTTGCTGTGAAACTTGACTTATGCTCATAAAGATCAGTCCTTTTTCAGCAGGGAAGCCAGCCGATTGCCAGCTGATTGCAATCCCTGGACCAGAAGGATTAGAAGAATGACGGTGACATACATAACATCGGCTTCATAGCGGAGGTGACCAAAGCGATAAGCCAAATCACCCAGTCCCCCGGCTCCCACCAATCCGGCCATGGCAGTGGCACCGATCAGACTGATGGTGGCAATGGTTAATCCCAATACGATGGAGGGTCGTGCTTCTCGAATCATGACATGCCAGATGATTTTGTATGTGGGAATCCCCATGGATTCATAGGCTTCCAATACGCCTTTGTCCACTTCCAGGAGTGCAGATTCCATCAGACGGGCGATATAAGGTGCGGTGTAAATCACCAAAGGAACGATGGCACCTTTCACTCCGATTGAGGTGTCTACCAAAAACTTGGTAAAAGGAAGGATGAAAAAAAGCAGGATGATAAAAGGAATGGAACGAATCACATTGATGAGGATGTTCAGGGATTGAT is part of the Kroppenstedtia pulmonis genome and harbors:
- the pstC gene encoding phosphate ABC transporter permease subunit PstC, which codes for MVANPDPKSTNSPFHRKRTWQTVLEKIIPKGLLLCAWISILTTLGILLTLLWETAAFFEEVSLLKFLTDTEWTALFSSEQQKFGIMPLVAGTLLVTVIAAVVAIPVGLASGIFLSEYAPNRLRQVLKPVLEVLAGIPTIVYGFFALTFVTPLLRMFLPDLGIFNALSASIVVGVMIIPMIASLSEDAMSSVPRSMRDAAYALGATRLEVVTQVVVPAALSGIVASFVLGLSRAVGETMIVTIAAGATPKLTMDPTDTIQTMTAYIVQAASGDISHGSLAYQSIYAVGITLFLFTFMMNLLAQFVSRRFKEEY
- the pstA gene encoding phosphate ABC transporter permease PstA: MSTEESVLHRSPETMGERKVQEEWEAGAFTGKRGRILYRRWLNHAAQGLFFVATLFGVMILCILLYDIFSKGWTWIDMDFFSRYSSRLAENAGIKAALWGSIWVIAVTAPLTFILGVATAIYLEEYAAQNRFTRFVQLNISNLAGVPSIVFGILGLTLFVRGMGLDRSVLAGALTLTLLVLPIVIVASREAIASVPDALRQASYAMGATRWQTVQKVVLPYSLPGIMTGTILALSRAIGETAPLIMIGAVTYLAFTPGNVMDPFTVLPIQIYSWISEARGEFHELAAAGIIVLLVLLLSMNTLAIVLRNRFQRKS
- the pstB gene encoding phosphate ABC transporter ATP-binding protein PstB, which produces MTLTAARTTIEVDGLHLYYGKNQALKDVSMDIEPQSVVALIGPSGCGKSTFLRTLNRMNDGIPGVRIEGNIKILGQDIYDSAVDVEILRKRVGMVFQAPNPFPKSIYDNVAYGPRIHGIRNKKQLDEIVEKSLRGAALWEEVKDRLKDRATGLSGGQQQRICIARALAVEPEILLMDEPTSALDPISTAKVEELIRELKKNYTIVIVTHNMQQAARISDWTAFFLMGERVEYNRTERLFSNPEDKRTEDYISGRFG
- the phoU gene encoding phosphate signaling complex protein PhoU, which encodes MERSFDQSLKEVKELLLGMGEKLEVSIAHAVQSLRKMDESLAQGVTEKDGRIDELEEQIDEKVSALIATRQPVAKDLRKLIAAMKIASDMERMADLSVNIAEITLQLGKANKKPFKELEDIDRMAKLTQRMVHDGINSYIDGNVDLAKELAKIDDQVDQIYESVVTEMLMWMTDRPEDMDVLLRLCFVARYLERIADHATNIAESIVYIETGKRVDLN
- a CDS encoding CHAP domain-containing protein, whose protein sequence is MKQKRVTAVLIVGLLIGTALPQSTYAENNENQTKQELKDIKEEKDEISQTVKKLEEKIAPQKEKVIQLEKDIAKTNKKIAEAEKKQEENKEQLKHYDAIFKKRVRTMYQHGEMGSMRALLEAKSLGDFLDRFETLRLLLVRDRTLLDKYEKIHNDQAKLKKKLKSLSKKQKAEAEETRKIYEKVNKEIAKAQQELSTLTQKEESVRRALQHLTLVSPSLYPYRYASVAGVDSWGFYNRQCTSFVAWRMNQRGIRFTNTMGGGRWSNATNWDNNARRLGFRVDKTPRAGAIAQWKAGAGGHGRFGHVAFVKSVNGSMITIEEYNYNPRFGFSTRTIPAYSVSNYIHVN
- a CDS encoding GNAT family N-acetyltransferase, which gives rise to MIRKAGQEDALAIAQVHVNSWKSTYKGLISDAYLDSLSVESFERFWADQLETSSFSPYVAETGSGIVGFVQGGPLRAKDYRYQGEIYSLYLLKSHQRKGLGKQLVQAVMEDLLSDGISSFLVWVLADNPSCGFYEKLGGKKIGTKQVQIGGNTLQEVAYGWKGPDSFTP
- a CDS encoding alpha-hydroxy-acid oxidizing protein; the protein is MSISQVSQQPFSSDGWKSRARVRLESSAFDYVESGAGSEDTLNANRQAFQKWHLVPRMLQDVKQRNLATSILNTPLPASFLLAPIGMQGILHPNGELATAQAATSMGIPWITSTVSSHSLESIAQVLGTASRWFQIYWTQDEEVTFSMAQRAKASGYSALVITVDTPMLGYRTRDLNNEYSPFRSGKGVANFFGDPVFRSRLNRSPEEDFQGALKHLLDIFYQPALTWEHIHRLRNHVSLPILMKGILHPEDARLALAHNLDGIIVSNHGGRQLDGCIATLDALPEVIKVTQGKIPVLLDSGIRNGTDILKARALGADAVLLGRPAAYALAAGGEEGVGLLLKRLIQDIDTSLALCGVDDINQLNPSLLYRNC
- a CDS encoding methionine ABC transporter permease — encoded protein: MTSIALAFSVVIGLPLGVLLVLTRQGGGLENPWLYQSLNILINVIRSIPFIILLFFILPFTKFLVDTSIGVKGAIVPLVIYTAPYIARLMESALLEVDKGVLEAYESMGIPTYKIIWHVMIREARPSIVLGLTIATISLIGATAMAGLVGAGGLGDLAYRFGHLRYEADVMYVTVILLILLVQGLQSAGNRLASLLKKD